The Arachis hypogaea cultivar Tifrunner chromosome 16, arahy.Tifrunner.gnm2.J5K5, whole genome shotgun sequence genome contains a region encoding:
- the LOC112754643 gene encoding phosphatidylinositol 4-kinase gamma 1-like, with protein sequence MAVAINQHHGFKPFSRSQRCKLQSFSHLDQTILELNRATLSHHSFKQKQKLQQQQHTHLLESEEADIIHRSFSTPCLPLTTLSSGEDLPSSSHPRIEIVRGSGAPVHALVVEVAIAMASGLHPKPLPNGLGGAYLFCNPISGKNIAVAKPVDEEPLALNNPKDLGSQLPGQPGLKTSIRIGEAATRELAAYLLDHGSFAAVPPTALVKFSHASFFANEAPKLASLQRFIGHAFDAGELGPSLYSVSSVHQIGILDIRLLNLDRHAGNMLVMNHGFVPGVAAHLVPIDHGFCLPEWLDDPYFEWLHWPQASTPFSNSELDYISKLDPFKDAQILRSELPLLRESSIRVLVVCTIFLKHAAAAGLCLTDIGLLMTREFCGGKETPSELETICSQVKASVPLDVPNNNNEEEEGTSCEISGISFGDMRKGEWESFLEIFDKVLCGVFGNKQV encoded by the coding sequence ATGGCTGTAGCCATTAACCAACACCACGGATTTAAGCCATTCAGCAGGTCCCAGAGATGCAAGCTCCAATCCTTCAGTCACCTTGATCAGACCATTTTGGAACTCAATCGAGCTACTCTTTCCCACCACTcctttaaacaaaaacaaaaactacaacaacaacaacatactcACCTTCTTGAATCTGAAGAAGCTGACATCATCCATCGCAGCTTCTCCACTCCATGCCTCCCCTTAACCACTTTATCATCCGGGGAAGACCTCCCTTCCTCCTCGCATCCAAGAATCGAGATTGTTCGCGGCTCCGGGGCTCCGGTCCACGCTCTGGTCGTCGAGGTCGCAATTGCCATGGCCTCAGGTCTTCATCCGAAGCCACTCCCAAACGGTCTTGGCGGTGCCTACCTCTTCTGCAACCCAATCAGCGGCAAAAACATCGCCGTAGCAAAGCCCGTCGACGAAGAGCCCTTAGCCTTAAACAATCCAAAGGACCTGGGCTCTCAATTACCGGGCCAGCCGGGCCTCAAGACTTCAATTCGCATCGGCGAGGCTGCTACCCGTGAGCTTGCTGCATATCTCCTCGATCACGGCTCCTTCGCTGCTGTACCTCCAACAGCCCTCGTCAAATTCTCTCACGCTTCTTTCTTCGCCAACGAGGCGCCTAAACTCGCGTCGCTTCAACGCTTCATCGGTCACGCTTTCGATGCCGGCGAGTTGGGACCTTCTCTCTACTCTGTTTCCTCTGTTCACCAGATCGGAATCTTGGACATTCGCCTTCTCAACCTTGATAGACACGCCGGCAACATGCTTGTTATGAATCATGGCTTCGTTCCTGGTGTTGCTGCTCATCTTGTTCCCATTGACCATGGCTTCTGCCTCCCTGAGTGGCTTGACGATCCTTACTTTGAGTGGCTCCATTGGCCACAGGCTTCTACACCTTTCTCCAACTCAGAACTTGATTACATCTCGAAACTCGATCCGTTTAAGGACGCTCAGATTCTAAGATCAGAGCTTCCTCTGTTGAGGGAGTCCTCAATTAGGGTTCTGGTTGTTTGCACCATTTTCTTGAAGCATGCTGCAGCTGCAGGGCTTTGCCTCACCGACATAGGGTTACTGATGACGAGGGAGTTTTGTGGCGGCAAAGAAACACCGAGCGAGTTAGAGACAATTTGCTCACAGGTTAAGGCCAGTGTTCCTCTTGATGTTCCCAACAATaataacgaagaagaagaagggactaGTTGCGAGATTAGTGGCATTTCCTTTGGAGACATGAGGAAAGGTGAATGGGAATCTTTTTTGGAGATTTTCGATAAGGTTTTGTGTGGTGTGTTTGGAAACAAGCAAGTTTAA